A genome region from Brassica oleracea var. oleracea cultivar TO1000 chromosome C2, BOL, whole genome shotgun sequence includes the following:
- the LOC106327051 gene encoding uncharacterized protein LOC106327051 isoform X1, giving the protein MSGGVGPTYNDIALPKEEEHHATGETSTAARFFSFQQLNILAVILVLSASGLVTIEDFLFTILALIYFFFLSKLIFPPHKNPNRDAPLTSPTNKIFRLYVASAGIVGLLIPICYIFQGFLEDDKRGVSAAAPHVFLLASQVFMEGIAATCGFSAPTRILVPVVYNARRILTLVEWIMNEFSREAPEYGKRTVSVRRMYAGKVLAAVNLGIWSFNLFGVLIPVYLPRAFKRYYGSSKEV; this is encoded by the exons ATGTCTGGAGGTGTTGGTCCGACTTACAACGACATCGCCTTACCCAAAGAAGAAGAACATCACGCCACCGGAGAAACCTCAACAGCCGCCAGATTCTTCTCCTTCCAGCAACTAAACATCCTCGCAGTAATCCTTGTCCTCTCCGCAAGTGGTCTCGTCACAATCGAAGATTTCTTATTCACAATCCTCGCGCTCATCTACTTCTTCTTCCTCTCCAAACTAATCTTCCCTCCCCACAAGAATCCAAACCGCGATGCTCCTCTCACAAGCCCCACGAACAAGATTTTCCGTCTCTACGTAGCTTCCGCGGGGATCGTGGGGCTCTTGATTCCGATCTGCTACATCTTCCAAGGATTCCTAGAGGACGATAAACGCGGGGTGAGTGCCGCTGCACCGCACGTGTTCCTTTTGGCGAGTCAGGTTTTCATGGAGGGAATAGCCGCCACGTGTGGCTTCTCTGCTCCGACTCGGATCCTCGTGCCGGTCGTTTACAACGCTAGGAGGATCCTAACGCTCGTCGAGTGGATTATGAACGAGTTCTCAAGGGAGGCTCCGGAGTATGGGAAGAGGACGGT TTCGGTGCGGCGGATGTACGCCGGGAAAGTTTTGGCGGCGGTGAACCTTGGGATTTGGTCGTTTAACCTCTTCGGTGTTCTGATCCCGGTTTATCTACCGAGAGCTTTCAAGAGGTATTACGGTTCCAGCAAGGAGGTTTGA
- the LOC106327051 gene encoding uncharacterized protein LOC106327051 isoform X2 — MSGGVGPTYNDIALPKEEEHHATGETSTAARFFSFQQLNILAVILVLSASGLVTIEDFLFTILALIYFFFLSKLIFPPHKNPNRDAPLTSPTNKIFRLYVASAGIVGLLIPICYIFQGFLEDDKRGVSAAAPHVFLLASQVFMEGIAATCGFSAPTRILVPVVYNARRILTLVEWIMNEFSREAPEYGKRTVSVRRMYAGKVLAAVNLGIWSFNLFGVLIPVYLPRAFKRYYGSSKEV; from the exons ATGTCTGGAGGTGTTGGTCCGACTTACAACGACATCGCCTTACCCAAAGAAGAAGAACATCACGCCACCGGAGAAACCTCAACAGCCGCCAGATTCTTCTCCTTCCAGCAACTAAACATCCTCGCAGTAATCCTTGTCCTCTCCGCAAGTGGTCTCGTCACAATCGAAGATTTCTTATTCACAATCCTCGCGCTCATCTACTTCTTCTTCCTCTCCAAACTAATCTTCCCTCCCCACAAGAATCCAAACCGCGATGCTCCTCTCACAAGCCCCACGAACAAGATTTTCCGTCTCTACGTAGCTTCCGCGGGGATCGTGGGGCTCTTGATTCCGATCTGCTACATCTTCCAAGGATTCCTAGAGGACGATAAACGCGGGGTGAGTGCCGCTGCACCGCACGTGTTCCTTTTGGCGAGTCAGGTTTTCATGGAGGGAATAGCCGCCACGTGTGGCTTCTCTGCTCCGACTCGGATCCTCGTGCCGGTCGTTTACAACGCTAGGAGGATCCTAACGCTCGTCGAGTGGATTATGAACGAGTTCTCAAGGGAGGCTCCGGAGTATGGGAAGAG GACGGTTTCGGTGCGGCGGATGTACGCCGGGAAAGTTTTGGCGGCGGTGAACCTTGGGATTTGGTCGTTTAACCTCTTCGGTGTTCTGATCCCGGTTTATCTACCGAGAGCTTTCAAGAGGTATTACGGTTCCAGCAAGGAGGTTTGA
- the LOC106323099 gene encoding uncharacterized protein LOC106323099: MEKILICFLFFFVSVQKIDSFLFFRRFNVELSNKLEGNKILEVTCSEKGVSTRVQFLDFNSSFLVKFRIYPKTLIWCNLWKGPNYVHHVKFNAFVGNEKFIHDVCGSRKPDVCFWQAREDGVYVRNNPTGAFKFMYKWDIN; this comes from the exons ATGGAAAAAATCCTAATTTGTTTCCTCTTTTTCTTTGTCTCAGTCCAAAAAATAGACTCTTTTCTTTTCTTCAGGCGTTTTAACGTCGAACTTTCTAATAAACTTGAAGGTAACAAAATACTAGAGGTCACTTGTAGTGAGAAAGGAGTATCGACCCGAGTTCAGTTTCTTGATTTCAATTCTAGTTTCCTAGTCAAATTTAGAATTTATCCAAAAACGTTGATATGGTGTAATTTATGGAAG GGACCTAATTATGTGCACCATGTGAAATTTAACGCATTTGTTGGAAATGAGAAATTCATACATGATGTATGTGGCAGTAGGAAACCTGACGTGTGTTTCTGGCAAGCACGAGAAGACGGAGTATATGTACGCAATAATCCAACTGGTGCCTTTAAATTTATGTATAAGTGGGATATTAATTAA